CCTCGCGCCCGGGCTGCAGACCGGCTTCTGCCGCGACACCGGCGGCGGCTGGGGCCAGCAGCTCACCGCCCACCGCAGCCAGATGCACGTCGTGCCCGAGGGCTGGTCCGACGAGCAGGCGCTGCTGATGGAGCCGCTGTCGTGCGCGGTGCACACCGCGCTGCGGGCCGGCGTCCGCGACGGCGACCGGGTCCTGGTCTCCGGGGCCGGGTCGGTCGGGCTGTTCGCCACGCTGGCGCTGCGCCAGCTCACCGGCGCCGGCCAGATCACCGTCGTGGCCAAGCACCCGCACCAGCGTGAGCTGGCCCTGGAGCTCGGCGCCACCGAGGTGGTCAGCCCGTCGGAGACCCTGCGGCGCGTACGCCGGGAGACCGGCGCCTTCCAGCTCAAGCCGGAGTTCTCCGCGCCGTACCTCCTCGGCGGCGTCGACGTCGCCGTCGACGCGGTCGGGTCCAAGAGCTCGCTGGAGACCGCGCTCGGCGCCACCCGCGCCGGTGGCCGGGTGGTGCTGTCCGGGATGCCGGCCGCCGCCGACCTGTCCGCCGCCTGGTTCCGCGAGCTCGAGCTCGTCGGGACCTACGCCTCGTCCCGTCACGAACCCCCGGTCCACGGGCAGAGCGGGAAGGGCGCCTTCGAGCTCGCCGCGGAGCTCGCCGCGCTCGAGCCCGTCGTCCAGCTGTCCAAGTCCGTCGTGTCCTACCCGCTGCACCGCTGGCGGGAGGCGCTCGACCACGCCCACGCGGCCGGCCGTCTCGGCACGGTCAAGGTGGCCTTCGACCCTAGGAGTTCGCAGTGAGCAGGCCCGGTTTCGTCCTGGAGGTCGACGACCGCACCCCGCCGATGGTGGTGCACGAGGGGCTCGGCTTCCGGCTGGAGAACTTCCCGCTCGGCACCCGCGTGGTCTACCCGCCGGAGTCGCTGCCCGCCGTGCCCGACGTGGACGACGCCATCGACCACGCGCTGCGCCACCCGGTCGACTCCGAGCCGCTGCCGGCGCTGCTGCGGCCGGGGATGCGGCTGACCATCGCCTTCGACGACATCTCGCTGCCGCTGCCGTCGATGAAGTCGCCCGACATCCGGGGCCGGGTCATCGAGGCCGTGCTGACCATGGCGGCCGAGGCCGGTGTGGACGACGTCAAGATCATCGCGGCCAACGCGCTGCACCGGCGGATGACCGCGGCCGAGCTCAAGCACATCGTGGGGGAGCGCGTCTTCCGCTCGTTCTACCCCCAGGGCGACCTCTACAACTTCGACGCCGAGGACCGCGACGAGCTCGCCCACCTCGGCACCACCGACAAGGGCGAGGACATCGAGATCAGCAAGCGGGCCGCCGAGTCCGACCTGCTGGTCTACGTCAACGTCAACCTGGTGGCGATGGACGGCGGCCACAAGTCGGTCGGCATCGGGCTGGCGTCGTACAAGTCGCTGCGCCACCACCACAACGCCAAGACGATGGTGCACTCGCGGTCCTTCATGGACCACAAGCACTCCGCGATGCACCACTCGGCCTGGCGGATGGGCCGGATCATCAAGGACACCGTGCAGGTGTTCCAGATCGAGACCACGCTCAACAACGACGTCTTCCCGTCCTCGCTGGCCTTCCTGCAGAAGCGCGAGTGGGAGTGGTCGGTGCGCGACCAGGCCTCGATGCTCGCGGTGCGGCGTGGGCTGGCCATGGCGCCGCAGAAGGCGCGGCACAAGCTGTTCCACGACGTGCGCTCGGTCTACGGGCTCACCGGGATCAACGCCGGCGAGGTCGAGGCGGTGCACGAGCGGACCCTGGAGAAGGTGCACGCCCAGCACTCGGTCGAGGTCAACGGCCAGTCCGACGTGATGGTGATGGGCGTGCCCTACCTCGGGCCCTACAACGTCAACAGCTCGATGAACCCGATCCTGGCCGCCTGCATGGGGCTCGGCTACTACTTCAACTCCTACCGCGGCCAGCCCGTCGTCAGGAAGGGCGGCGCGGTGATCCTCTACCACCCGCTCGACGAGGGCTTCAACCAGCTGCACCACCCGTCGTACGTCGACTTCTACGAGGAGGTCCTCGCCGAGTCGACCGACCCCGCGGTGGTCGGCGAGAAGTACGAGCAGCAGTTCGCCCAGGACCCGTGGTACATCCACCTCTACCGGACCTCGCACGCCTACCACGGCGTCCACCCGTTCTACATGTGGTACTGGATCGCCCACGCCCTGGACCACGTCGGCGAGGTCATCTGGGTCGGCGGCAACCGCAAGGCCGCGGCGCGGATGGGCTTCCGGGCCGCGACCACGCTGCAGGACGCGCTGGAGATGGCGTCGGGCACCGTGGGCAGCGCGCCGTCGATCACCTACCTGCACAACCCGCCGCACCTGCTGGCCGACGTCCGATGAGCCTGGTGCGGGGTGGCGTCTCCGACCTCAAGACCGCCTCGCGCGGGTGGCGCTGGGGTCGGCGCTCGCTGGTGCCGCGGTCGGCCGAGCCCTACGTGCTGCCGGCGCAGCAGACCGTGTTCCCGTCCGACTGGTCGCGCAAGCGGCCGGCGGTGGTGGCCCGGGAGGTCGCCCAGAAGGGCGGCCTGGAGCCGCTGTTCCGCTCCCAGGTCAAGACCCGGGTCGAGGGGCTCGACGTGCTCGAGCGCATCGAGGGTCCGGTCATCTTCGCCGCCAACCACGCCTCGCACCTCGACACCCCGCTCGTCCTGCTGTCGCTGCCGGACGCGTGGCGGCGGCGTACGGCGGTCGCGGCCGCGGCCGACTACTTCTTCGACACCTGGTGGCGCGCGGTCGGCTCCTCGCTGATCTTCAACACCTTCCCGATCGACCGCCGCGGCGGCTCGATGGCGACCACGCCCGGTGAGGTGCTGGCCGACGGCTGGAGCCTGGTGATCTTCCCGGAGGGCACCCGGTCCAAGGACGGCTGGATGGGGAACTTCCGGATGGGCGCCGCCTTCCTGGCCCACGAGTACGGCGTCCCGGTCGTGCCCGTGGCGCACCGTGGCACCTTCGCCGCAATGCCCCGCGGCCAGGGCTGGCCCTCGCCCGGTCGACGCCAGCTCACCATCCGCTTCGGCGAGCCCCTGCGTCCGCGCGAGGGCGAGTCGGTGCGCGAGTTCGCGCCGCGGATCAAGTCCGCCGTCGCCGCGCTGCTCGACGAGGACGCCACCACCTGGTGGGAGTCCCGCCGCCGGGCCGCCGCCGGCGACACCCCGAACCCGTCCGGTCCCGACGTGGCCCAGTGGCGCCGGGTCTGGGCGCAGTCGCAGTCGCCGTCCGCGGACGCCGAGCCCGGCGGGCGGCTGCGCGCCTGGTCGCGCCGTTCGTGAGAGCGTCCTCACCCGCCGCTCATGCCGGGCTCACCCCGGGTGCCCAGACTCCTGCCATGACCCGCACCCGACTGCCCCTGCTGGCCTCCGCGGCCACCGCCCTCCTGCTCACGCTCGGCGCCCCGGCGTACGCCTCCCACGGCGACGACGACGGCGGCGGTGACGACCACGGCGGTGGCGGTGGCGGTGGCGGCATCCGCGTCGTCGAGACCGGCTCCTGCTCCGACGGCGCCCGCTGGAAGCTCAAGGTGAAGAGCGACGACGGCGGCCTCGAGGTGGAGGGCGAGGTGGACAGCAAGACCGCCGGCCAGGGCTGGCGCTGGAAGCTCAAGGACAACGGTGTCGTCGTGGCCCAGGGCACCGCCACCACCGGCGGGCGCAGCGGCTCGTTCAGCGTCGAGCGGCAGGTGGCCGACCGGGCCGGCACCGACCGGATCACCTTCAAGGCCAGCTACCGCGGCCAGACCTGCGCCGGCGTCGCGTCGTACTGAGTTCTGGACCAGCGCGGGCGGATCGGCGGTTCGACCGCGGCCGCCCGCGCGGGCGGCCTACGGTCCACGCCGTGAGCCAGACCAGCGAGCCGACCCCGCCCGTCGTCCCCGCCGCGCCGCCGGCGTACGGCAGCATCCCCGCCCCGGCGTACGGCGGCGTGCCGGCTCCGAGCCACGGCGGCGCGCCGATCGGCACGATCCGCAGCACCGGCACCTGCGTGCTGCTGACCATCGTGACCCTCGGGTTCTACAGCCTGTACTGGTACTACAAGACCCACGAGGAGATGAAGCAGCACACCGGCGCCGGGCTCGGCGGCGGGCTGGCCCTCGTGCTGTCGATCTTCGTCGGCATCGTGATGGCGTTCGTGACGCCGAACGAGGTGGGCAACCTCTACGCCCGCCGCGGCCAGGCCAAGCCGGTCAGCGCGGCGACCGGGCTGTGGGCGCTGCTGCTCGGGTGGTTCTTCTTCGTCGGCGTCATCGTGTGGTTCGTCAAGACCAACGGCGCCCTCAACGCCTACTGGCGCTCGCTGGGCGCGCAGGGCTGACCGCCAGCCGCACGGTCCGTCGGACGTCGCGCCACGCCAGTCACGCGGCCCGCGACCGCGGCCAGCCGGCGACCTCCTCGCCGGCCCGGCGCCGGCGGAGCAGCTCGCGCAGCCGCTCCGGTGCGGCCGCCCGGTCGATGGCCGCGGACTTCGTCAACAGCTGGCCGGTGGCCAGCTCGTGGCGGGCGCGGGCCATCCCGGTGAGGGCGAGCTCGGCCAGCACCGGGTCGCGGAACCACCGCGGGTGGCGCGCGGCCATCGCCCAGTAGCCGGTGACCTCGGCGCGGGCGGCGGCCCGCACGTCGTCGTCGCTCACCGCGGGCAGCACCGTGGCCGGCGCCGGGCCGAGCACCGACCAGCCGTGCCGGACCAGCTCGGCCCGGGTCACCCCCGAGACGGTGCGGTCCACCAGGGCGCCGTGGGTCCAGGTGGGGCACGACGTGGCCGGGTCGGCGAGGGTCGCGTCGTCGGCGTACTGGCAGCCGAGGCCCAGCCCGTGAGCCGCGCCGTCGTCCAGCCGCCGGTGCAGCGCCGTGAGGGCGTCACGGTCCGGCGGCCGCTCGACCCAGGCCACCAGGTCCAGGTCGCTGACGCCGGGGTGGTGGTCGCCGGTGGCCAGCGAGCCGGCCACCCACAGGGCCCGGACGCCACCCAGCGCCTCGAGCGCCCGGGCCAGGGCGTCGAGCGCCTCCCGGGTCCCAGGATGCACGCCCCTCACCGTCGCACGCCGCGCACGGGCTGACCAGCTGCGCCTGTCGTTCGGGCCGCCGCCCCAGCGAGCAGACTCCGACGGTGCTGAGACTCGCCCTCGCCGCCCTCCTGGTTCTCCCGGTCTCGGGGGCCGCGGCCGCGCCCCGAGGCGAGGACAGCGTCGCTGCCCCCACCACCGAGCGCGTGCGGACGCTGGCGGCGGCGAAGGACCCTGCCGGTGACGTCGAGTCGCTGACGGGGGTGTCGGCGGGCCAGACGCGCATCGTCGACCTGACCCGCGTCGAGCTCCAGCGACGCGGTGGGACGGTGCAGGTGGCGTTCACGCTGGCGGTGCCGCCGGCGCGCAACGGCTACTGCACCGAGCTCTTCTTCACCGCCAGCACCGGGCTGCACGCCAAGCGGAAGGAGGACCTCACGGTGCTGGCCATCCCGCAGCGCGACATCACCGGGGTGGCGCTCCGGGGACGCACCGGACCGCAGGACTGCGAGGGCGACCTCGAGGTGCACGGCTCGACGGTCGTCGTCGAGGTGCCGCGCGACTGCGTCCCGCCGCCGTTCCGCGGCCGGATGGGCGCCTCGGCCGGGCTGTTCTACGACGACGAGGACTCCGAGGTCCGACAGGCCGAGGACGGTGTCCTCTTCCGCGCGCACCGCTTCCCGGCGTTCAGCTGACGAAGCGGTAGCCCATGCCGCGCACGGTGGCGATGGCGCTCGCGCCGAACTTCTTGCGCAGGTAGCCGATGTAGACGTCGACCACGTTGGAGCCGGGGTCGAAGTCGAAGCCCCACACCTTGTCGAGCAGCTGCTCGCGCGAGAGCACCAGGCCGGCGTTGACCATGAGGGTCTCGGCCAGCGCGAACTCGCGGGCCGAGAGCTCCAGCTCGCGCTCTCCGACCGTGGCCCGCCGGGTGCGCACGTCCAGGCGCACGCCGCCGGCCTCGAGGACGTCGTCGCGGCCCGCGCCGGCCCCGTCGGAGGCGGAGCGCAGCCGCAGTCGGATCCGGGCCAGCAGCTCGGCGAACCGGAACGGCTTGGGCACGTAGTCGTCCGCGCCGCCCTCCAGCGCCGAGACGGTGTCGGTGACCGAGTCGCGGGCGGTGAGCACGATGACCGGCAGCCGCGAGCCCTGGGAGCGGAGCTGGTCGAGCACCTCGAAGCCGTCCAGCCCGGGCAGCCCGATGTCGAGGACCATCAGGTCGAAGTCGCCGCTCAGCGCGTGGTCCAGGCCCACCCGGCCGTCGCCGACGGCGGTGGTGCGGTGCCCGTCGGCGCTCAGGCCCTTCGCCACGAACGACGCGATGCGCTCCTCGTCCTCGACGATCAGGATGCGGGCCACAGGGAGAGCTCCTCGGTCTGGGTGTCGTCGGTCCTACGAGCGGCGGGGCCGGTCGGTTCAGGTCGCTCGTCGTCGGACACGGGCAGGTGGATGACGAACCGGGCGCCGTGCGGTTGCTCGTCGACGTAGGACACGGAGCCGCCGTGGGCCCGCGCGATCGCGCGGACGATGGACAGCCCCAGCCCGAAGCCCTCGTCGTCGGCGGGCACGGCGCCGCGCCCGAACCGCTCGAAGACGACCTCGCGGTGCTCCGGCGCCACGCCAGGCCCGGTGTCGCGGACCCAGAGCCGCGCGGTGCGCCCGTCGTACGACGAGCCGAGGGCGACCTCGTCGCCGGGGCCGGTGTGCTTGACGGCGTTGTCGCACAGCTGGAGCAGCGCCTGGGTGAGCCGCTGCTCGTCGACGGGGACGGTGACGCTGGCGGTCTCGTCGAGGGTCCAGGTCCGCGGGGCCAGGCCGCGGGCCTTGGACAGCGTGTCGACGGTGAGCCCGGTGAGGTCGACCGGGCGGAGCGTGACGAAGTCGGGCCGGTCGCTCTTGGCCAGCAGGATCAGCTCGCCCACCAGCCGCGACATCCGGTCCACCTCGTCGAGCAGCAGCTCGCGGGTCTCGGCGATCTCCTGCGGGTCGCCGACGTCGAGCAGCTCGAGGTGGCCGCGCAGCACGGTCAGCGGGGTCTTGAGCTCGTGGCCCGCGTCGTCGAGGAACTGCCGTTGGCCGACGAAGGCCGACTCGAGCCGGTCCAGCATCCCGTTGAAGGTCCGGGTGAGCGCCGTGATGTCGTCGTTCCCGGTCTCGGGCAGCCGGCGCGAGAGGTCGGAGTCGGTCACCTCCTCGGCCGTCTCGCGCAGGGTGCGCAGCGGGGCCAGCAGGCGCCCGGACTGGGCGGCCGCGAACCCCACGACCAGCAGCAGCGAGAGCCCGGCCACGATCGCGTAGGTCTGCATCGTGTCGTGCAGCCCGGCCACGCTCCTGGCCTTGAACACCACCACGACCAGCGACGCCGAGCGCGCGCCCTGCTCGACGGTCTGCACGTTGACCTGCAGGTCGCCGTACGACGAGTCGACGGTCCGCGTGCCGTTGCCGGCGACCAGGCCCGCGACGGTCTCGTTGAAGGCGTCGTCCTGGGTGACGCCGTCCCAGGCCGGGGACTGCAGCTGCGACGCGCCGTCCCACCACCCGACCAGCAGCTCGTTGTCGGCCGGGACGTTGCGGGCCATGAAGTTGCGGACCACGTCGCGCGGGGTGGCGAACGGCTGTCCGGTCGAGGGGTCCACGCCGTTCTGCTGCAGCGCCCGCAGCTCACCGAACTCCTGCTCCACCAGCTGCGCATCGGTGTCGTCGACCCGGCCGCGCTCGATGAGGTAGACGATCGCGCCCGCCCCGCTCAGCGCCAGCACCGTCAGCAGCGCCACCGCCGCGGTGATCCGCAGCCGGACCGACGCGCCCGACCGGGTCCGCTCGCAGCGGTCAGTCGTCGCCGCCACCGTGCCCGCTGTGGTCGTCGCCGCCGCCCTTGCCGCTGCCGCTGCCGCTGTGGCCGCTGCCGTGGCCGCTGGGGTCGTCGGAGCCGCTCCCGTGGCCGCTCCCGTGGCCGCCGCCGCTGGAGTCGTCGCTCTGGTCGTCGCTCTGGTCGTCGGGACGGTCGCCGCCGTGGTCGTCGCCCGCGTCGTGGACCTCGTCGGGCGAGGGCGTCACCGTGTCCACCCCCGGGGTGTCGTCCTCGGGCTCCGGGGTGGGGCTGGTCGACGCCGCGCCGTCGCGGATCACGATGGTGTCGCGCTCCGCGGGCTCGTCGGCCGCGGACGCGACGAGGGTGCCCGCCACGAAGGCCCCCAGGGGCAGCATCAGGGCGAGCGCGGCGAAGACCTTCCAGAACGTGCGCACGACCCCACGATCATCCCTCACCGTGGGCGGCGCGTGAGAGCGCGATGAGGAGGTTCTCATCCGCGGGGAGGGCAACGCCCAGGCAACCCGGGCGTCCTAGGGTGGGAGACACACGTCACAGGAGGCAGCAGTGCACGTCCCGTTCAGCGTCTCTGACTTCATCGACCGTGCCGTCCAGGTCTACGGCGAGCGCACCGGTGTGGTCGACGAGCCGGACCAGCCCGCCCCGTCGCTGGGCGACCTCACCTACGCCCAGGTCGGGGCCCTGGCCCGGCGCCAGGCCGCGCACCTGGACGCGCTCGGCGTCGGGTCCGGCGACCGGGTGGCGGTGGTCAGCCACAACAGCGCTCGGCTGCTGACGTCGTTCTTCGGCGTGGCCGGCTTCGGCCGGGTCCTGGTCCCGGTGAACTTCCGGCTGCGTCCTGACGAGGTCCGCTACATCGTGGAGCACTCCGGTGCCCGGGTGCTGTACGTCGACCCCGAGCTCGACGCCGCGCTGGCCGACGTACCGGTCGAGCACCGGTTCGTGCTCGGCCAGGACGACGACCTGTACGCCGCCGCTCCGGACGACGGCGGTGCCGAGCCCCGCCCGTGGGAGCACGACGAGACCGCGACCGCGACGATCAACTACACCTCCGGCACCACCGCGCGCCCCAAGGGCGTGCAGATCACCCACCGCAACATCTGGACCAACGCGGTGACCTTCGGGCTGCACACCGGCGTGAGCGACCGCGACGTCTACCTGCACACGCTGCCGATGTTCCACGCCAACGGCTGGGGCATGCCGTTCGCGATGACCGGCCTCGGGGTCAAGCAGGTCGTGCTGCGCAAGGTCGACGGCGCCGAGATCCTGCGCCGGGTCCGCGACCACGGGGTGACCGTCATGTGCGCGGCGCCCGCGGTGGCGGCGGCGGTGCTCGAGGCCGCGCAGTCGTGGGAGGGCGAGATCCCGGGCCGCGACCGGGTCCGGATCATCATGGCCGGCGCCCCGCCGCCGACGAAGACGGTGATGCGGGTCCAGGAGGAGCTGGGCTGGGAGTTCATCCAGATCTACGGCCTCACCGAGACCTCGCCGCTGCTCACCATCAACCGCAAGCGCGCGGAGTGGGACGAGCTGTCCGGCGAGGAGCTGGCCGGCAAGCTGGTCCGGGCCGGCGCGCCGGCCATCGGCGTCACCCTGAAGATCGAGATGCCCGAGGGGGAGGACCCCGACGAGACCCACGCGACCGGCGAGGTGCTGGCCCGCTCCAACGTGGTGCTCGAGGGCTACTGGGAGCAGCCGGAGGAGTCCGAGCGGGCGCTGGCCGGCGGCTGGTTCCACACCGGCGACGGCGGCGTCATCGGCGAGGACGGCTACCTCACGATCAGCGACCGCAAGAAGGACGTGATCATCACCGGCGGCGAGAACGTCTCCTCGATCGAGGTCGAGGACGTGCTGTTCCTGCACCCGGCCGTGGCCGAGGTGGCCGTGATCGGCGTCCCGGACGACAAGTGGGGCGAGACCATCAAGGCCCTCGTCGTGCTGGAGGCGGGTCAGCAGGCCACCGAGGCCGAGCTGATCGCCTGGTGCAAGGAGAAGGCGGCGGGCTACAAGGCGCCGACCAGCGTGGAGTTCCGCGACGACCTGGCCCGGACCGCGACCGGCAAGCTGCAGAAGTTCAAGCTGCGCGCGCCGTACTGGGAGGGGCGCGAGCGCCAGGTCAACTAGCTGGCCGCGCGGCCGGTGAGCGTCTCGCGCAGGCGCAGCAGGTCGGCGTGCACCTCGGGGTCGCGGGAGCGGGCCGGGAGCGTGAGGGCCTCGTCCACGGTGCCCAGCGCCTCGGCGCCCTGGCCGAGGGTCTGCTGGATGGTGGCCAGGGTCCACAGCGTGCGCTCGGAGCGGGTCAGCTCGACGGCGCGGGTGGCCGCAGCGACGGCGTCCAGGCGGTTGCGCCGGCGCCGCGAGGTGACCAGGGCCAGGGCCCGGAGCAGGTGGGCCTCGGTCTCGAGGAAGGTGCGGTCCAGCTCGTCAGGGACGGCTGCCGCCAGCTCCGCGGCCCGGGCCGCGACCGTGCGGACCTCGCGGTGCTCGCCCTGTTCGCGCAGCACGGTGGCCAGCTCGAGCATCGTCACCACGGCCGAGGTGACGTGGGCCGGGTCGCGCTGGGCCAGCTGCTCGCGCACCTGCGCCTGCTGGCGCAGGCCGGACACGCGCAGCCGCACGTCGGCGGTGCGGGGGAGCGCGGTCTCGAGCAGGGCCAGGGCCTGCTCGTGGCGCAGCAGCCCCTCGACGCTCGTGTCGGCCACCGTGCGCCGGT
This genomic window from Nocardioides anomalus contains:
- a CDS encoding zinc-dependent alcohol dehydrogenase, which encodes MLALEMFRSLPRTVAGKAMGSRMPGILSGFAAPLRLMTIDPPVVDRPGWARLRSRLSGICGSDLGALSGSTSLYFSAVVSLPFVPGHEVVAELLDDCEDLPAGTRVVLDPVLTCAARGVEACENCSAGRTNVCSRITVGDLAPGLQTGFCRDTGGGWGQQLTAHRSQMHVVPEGWSDEQALLMEPLSCAVHTALRAGVRDGDRVLVSGAGSVGLFATLALRQLTGAGQITVVAKHPHQRELALELGATEVVSPSETLRRVRRETGAFQLKPEFSAPYLLGGVDVAVDAVGSKSSLETALGATRAGGRVVLSGMPAAADLSAAWFRELELVGTYASSRHEPPVHGQSGKGAFELAAELAALEPVVQLSKSVVSYPLHRWREALDHAHAAGRLGTVKVAFDPRSSQ
- a CDS encoding lactate racemase domain-containing protein, producing MSRPGFVLEVDDRTPPMVVHEGLGFRLENFPLGTRVVYPPESLPAVPDVDDAIDHALRHPVDSEPLPALLRPGMRLTIAFDDISLPLPSMKSPDIRGRVIEAVLTMAAEAGVDDVKIIAANALHRRMTAAELKHIVGERVFRSFYPQGDLYNFDAEDRDELAHLGTTDKGEDIEISKRAAESDLLVYVNVNLVAMDGGHKSVGIGLASYKSLRHHHNAKTMVHSRSFMDHKHSAMHHSAWRMGRIIKDTVQVFQIETTLNNDVFPSSLAFLQKREWEWSVRDQASMLAVRRGLAMAPQKARHKLFHDVRSVYGLTGINAGEVEAVHERTLEKVHAQHSVEVNGQSDVMVMGVPYLGPYNVNSSMNPILAACMGLGYYFNSYRGQPVVRKGGAVILYHPLDEGFNQLHHPSYVDFYEEVLAESTDPAVVGEKYEQQFAQDPWYIHLYRTSHAYHGVHPFYMWYWIAHALDHVGEVIWVGGNRKAAARMGFRAATTLQDALEMASGTVGSAPSITYLHNPPHLLADVR
- a CDS encoding lysophospholipid acyltransferase family protein; translation: MSLVRGGVSDLKTASRGWRWGRRSLVPRSAEPYVLPAQQTVFPSDWSRKRPAVVAREVAQKGGLEPLFRSQVKTRVEGLDVLERIEGPVIFAANHASHLDTPLVLLSLPDAWRRRTAVAAAADYFFDTWWRAVGSSLIFNTFPIDRRGGSMATTPGEVLADGWSLVIFPEGTRSKDGWMGNFRMGAAFLAHEYGVPVVPVAHRGTFAAMPRGQGWPSPGRRQLTIRFGEPLRPREGESVREFAPRIKSAVAALLDEDATTWWESRRRAAAGDTPNPSGPDVAQWRRVWAQSQSPSADAEPGGRLRAWSRRS
- a CDS encoding DUF4234 domain-containing protein translates to MSQTSEPTPPVVPAAPPAYGSIPAPAYGGVPAPSHGGAPIGTIRSTGTCVLLTIVTLGFYSLYWYYKTHEEMKQHTGAGLGGGLALVLSIFVGIVMAFVTPNEVGNLYARRGQAKPVSAATGLWALLLGWFFFVGVIVWFVKTNGALNAYWRSLGAQG
- a CDS encoding nucleotidyltransferase family protein, which gives rise to MHPGTREALDALARALEALGGVRALWVAGSLATGDHHPGVSDLDLVAWVERPPDRDALTALHRRLDDGAAHGLGLGCQYADDATLADPATSCPTWTHGALVDRTVSGVTRAELVRHGWSVLGPAPATVLPAVSDDDVRAAARAEVTGYWAMAARHPRWFRDPVLAELALTGMARARHELATGQLLTKSAAIDRAAAPERLRELLRRRRAGEEVAGWPRSRAA
- a CDS encoding response regulator transcription factor, coding for MARILIVEDEERIASFVAKGLSADGHRTTAVGDGRVGLDHALSGDFDLMVLDIGLPGLDGFEVLDQLRSQGSRLPVIVLTARDSVTDTVSALEGGADDYVPKPFRFAELLARIRLRLRSASDGAGAGRDDVLEAGGVRLDVRTRRATVGERELELSAREFALAETLMVNAGLVLSREQLLDKVWGFDFDPGSNVVDVYIGYLRKKFGASAIATVRGMGYRFVS
- a CDS encoding sensor histidine kinase, which produces MAATTDRCERTRSGASVRLRITAAVALLTVLALSGAGAIVYLIERGRVDDTDAQLVEQEFGELRALQQNGVDPSTGQPFATPRDVVRNFMARNVPADNELLVGWWDGASQLQSPAWDGVTQDDAFNETVAGLVAGNGTRTVDSSYGDLQVNVQTVEQGARSASLVVVVFKARSVAGLHDTMQTYAIVAGLSLLLVVGFAAAQSGRLLAPLRTLRETAEEVTDSDLSRRLPETGNDDITALTRTFNGMLDRLESAFVGQRQFLDDAGHELKTPLTVLRGHLELLDVGDPQEIAETRELLLDEVDRMSRLVGELILLAKSDRPDFVTLRPVDLTGLTVDTLSKARGLAPRTWTLDETASVTVPVDEQRLTQALLQLCDNAVKHTGPGDEVALGSSYDGRTARLWVRDTGPGVAPEHREVVFERFGRGAVPADDEGFGLGLSIVRAIARAHGGSVSYVDEQPHGARFVIHLPVSDDERPEPTGPAARRTDDTQTEELSLWPAS
- a CDS encoding long-chain-fatty-acid--CoA ligase, yielding MHVPFSVSDFIDRAVQVYGERTGVVDEPDQPAPSLGDLTYAQVGALARRQAAHLDALGVGSGDRVAVVSHNSARLLTSFFGVAGFGRVLVPVNFRLRPDEVRYIVEHSGARVLYVDPELDAALADVPVEHRFVLGQDDDLYAAAPDDGGAEPRPWEHDETATATINYTSGTTARPKGVQITHRNIWTNAVTFGLHTGVSDRDVYLHTLPMFHANGWGMPFAMTGLGVKQVVLRKVDGAEILRRVRDHGVTVMCAAPAVAAAVLEAAQSWEGEIPGRDRVRIIMAGAPPPTKTVMRVQEELGWEFIQIYGLTETSPLLTINRKRAEWDELSGEELAGKLVRAGAPAIGVTLKIEMPEGEDPDETHATGEVLARSNVVLEGYWEQPEESERALAGGWFHTGDGGVIGEDGYLTISDRKKDVIITGGENVSSIEVEDVLFLHPAVAEVAVIGVPDDKWGETIKALVVLEAGQQATEAELIAWCKEKAAGYKAPTSVEFRDDLARTATGKLQKFKLRAPYWEGRERQVN
- a CDS encoding tetratricopeptide repeat protein; this encodes MDEEATGLVELATAVVAARAAVDIGVAGAEDRTTEAYTRLVERQLAEGLAHDALETAQELVEHRRTVADTSVEGLLRHEQALALLETALPRTADVRLRVSGLRQQAQVREQLAQRDPAHVTSAVVTMLELATVLREQGEHREVRTVAARAAELAAAVPDELDRTFLETEAHLLRALALVTSRRRRNRLDAVAAATRAVELTRSERTLWTLATIQQTLGQGAEALGTVDEALTLPARSRDPEVHADLLRLRETLTGRAAS